The Macellibacteroides fermentans genome includes the window AAAAAAAGAAAGAAATGAGATAAAATAAGAAAGCCCCGAACCAAAACGGTTCAGGGCTTTCCTGTATGGATTTAGAATCAAAATTAAATGATTCCGTATTTCTTGAATACTGTCTGGATAGCATCCATTGCCTGGTTGAGCTGCTCTTGTGTGTGTGTAGCCATCAACGAGAAACGGATCAACGTGTCTTGAGGTGCTACTGCAGGAGAAACCACCGGGTTTACAAATACACCTAAGTCGAACAAATCGCGAACAACCATGAAGGTCTTATCGTTATCACGGATATACAAAGGAATGATAGGGGTCGAAGTATGACCAATCTCACATCCCATAGTACGGAATCCTTCCAACGCATAGTTGGTAAGTTTCCACAGGTGATCGATACGTTCGGGTTCGCTTAACATGATGTCCAGGGCTGCGCCTGCTGCTGCTGTAGCTGCCGGAGTGTTGCTGGCACTGAAGATGTATGAGCGCGAATTATGACGAAGGTAATTAATTGTTTCCTTGTCGGATGCGATAAAACCACCGATGGAAGCGAAAGACTTGCTGAAGGTACCCATGATCAGGTCTACATCTTCGGTAACACCGAAATGATCGCAGGTTCCGCGACCTTGTTTACCTAACACACCGATTCCGTGGGCTTCGTCAACCATTACGCTTGCATTGTATTTTTTTGCCAAAGCAATAATTTCGGGTAACTTGGCTACATCTCCTTCCATGCTGAATACACCGTCTGTCACAATTAACTTGATCTTGTCCGGTTCGCACTTCTGAAGCTGTTTTTCCAACGATTCCATGTCGTTGTGCTTGTACTTCAGTTTGGTGGAGTAAGAAAGACGATGACCTTCAATAATGGAGGCATGGTCTAATTCGTCCCAAAGAATATAATCCTCTCGTCCTGTCAGACACGACACTACGCCAAGATTAACCTGGAAGCCGGTTGAATAAATGATGGCCTCCTCTTTTCCAACAAACTCAGCCAATCTTTTTTCAAGCTGAATATGCAAATCCAATGTTCCGTTCAGGAATCTAGATCCGGCGCAACCTGTGCCATACTTCTTGATAGCATCGATGGCTGCCTCCTTTACTTTAGGATGATTTGTCAATCCTAAGTACGCATTCGACCCAAACATCAGGACTTTTTTTCCACTAATGATAACTTCAGTGTCTTGATCACTTTCAATCATTCTGAAATAGGGGTAAATTCCTGCGGCCATAGCCTTCTGCGGAATATCGTACTTTGCTAGTTTCTCTTGTAAAAGTTTCATATTGTAATAAAGAGAATGATTTATATCGCTTTAATGTTTCCGGAAAAACATAGATCTGTTACATTTATACACAAGTGCTTTTTCAAATCTAGCCGCAAAAGTAGTAAAAAATATCTTATGGTACCCCAAACACGTTAAAAGTTTTACAAAAATATTAAATTTGCAAACCAATTGTAATTAAATAAATGCAATGATTAACCAGAAGGTATCTGTACATGCGATAATTAATCCGATTTCGGGTGTGGGTTCTAAAAGAGCCATACCCCGGATGATAGAAAAGATTTGTTCCCGTAACGACCATGCTTTAACCATATCTTTCACGGAATATGCCGGACATGCCAGTGTGCTTACACAGGCTGCATTGGATGCCGGGGCAGATTATATAATTGCGGTTGGAGGCGACGGAACGGTAAACGAGATAGCCCGTGCCATGTTGCACTCAAGGGCGATATTGGGAATTGTGCCCAAAGGTTCAGGAAACGGCTTGGCAAGAGAGCTTCATATTCCCATGGATTCAAAAAAAGCGCTTGAAGTTATTTTGAAGGGAAATGTAACCACTATCGATTGCTGCAGTGCGAACCAGCGTGTCTTTTTCTGCACCTGCGGTGTAGGGTTCGACGCGGCGGTAAGTCAGAAGTTCGCTGCCGAGAAAAGACGTGGCTCCATCACCTATATAAAGAATACCATTGAGGAGTACCTTAGTTACCGGCCGCAGCCCTACGAATTGTTGGTAGACAACCAGACAATCAAGGAAAAGGCGTTTTTGGTTGCTTGTGGCAATGCTTCGCAATACGGGAACAATGCGTTTATTGCGCCCCATGCCAATATTCAGGACGGGATGATGGACCTTACCATCTTGTCTCCCTTTACTCCGCTGGATATTGCGCCTTTGGCCATTCAGCTTTTTACCAAGCAGATAGACCGTAATAGTAAGATAAAGACGTTGAAGGCTAAGCAAGTGAGGATCATCCGCCAGCAAGATGGTGTGATGCACCTGGATGGCGAGCCTGTTATGGCAGATGCTGTTATCGATATCCATGTGATACCTGCAGCCCTGAAGGTGTTTACACCGGAGGTGATCACTTTTTCCAAGGAGGTGCATAATTTCTTCGAAGAGGTTACCCGCTTCTTCGATAAACGCCTGCCTTACATATTTAAATAATACTCTTTTGTTAATTGGATATAGTCAGCAGAGTACTGGTGACGGGCCAGTTCAATGATCAGTTGACTGGTCTCGCAGGCGGTCTCTTGCGAACGTGAAAGTTCCACCAATATCCGCTTGGGTGCAGACCCGGGAGTAGGTATTACCAAAGTGCGACGTGTCGGATACAGCCGGTAACTTGTTGTTATTTCGTTTAATGCGTCTGATAACGACTCCGGAAGTATAAGCGATATCTTTCCCTCGGGGGCAAGCATCTTATTACAGGATGCGAGCAATTCTTCCAGTGGCAGGGTGTCATTGTGTCGTGCGGCGTTGCGTTGCTTGTCCGGACCTTTCAGCGAGTTAGGAAAATAGGGGGGATTGGACAGAATGTGACTGAAGGTGCGATCCGTCTTTTCGGCAAATTCCTGAACCGAGGTGCATGTTACCTGTATACGGCTCCGGTATGCAGAGTCCGCAATGTTATCTTTAGCCTGTAGGCAGGCGGCTTCGTCGATATCTATTGCATGAATGTCAGCCTCACTGCGTTGAGCAACCATGAGGGAAATCAGCCCTGTACCTGTTCCTACATCGAGAATGGAGTCACATCCGTCTACAGATGCCCACGAGCCCAGCAGTACCCCATCGGTACCTACTTTCATTGCACATTTGTCATGCCACACCGTGAAATTCTTAAATTTAAAAAAAGGATTTGCCATACTATATTAAAGAGGTTGCAAATTTATCCTATTTTGTCTTATATTCATTATCTTTGGCACGTTTATTGTCATGAATACAATAATAATGTAATAAGTATGATAAAGAATAGAATTATGCAATTAACCGACGATCTTTACGACGATTTGGACGAAGATATGGAAATGGTAGTTCCAATACTAACGGAATGCGATGTTGACGATGATTTTATGGACGGTATAGAAAATATTGGAAACGAGATACCTATTTTACCTCTGCGGAATATGGTTTTGTTTCCCGGGATAGCCATGCCTGTGATGTTAGGCAGACAGAAATCACTTCGTTTAGCCAAGGAAGTTCAGGGGAAAAAGATATTGATTGGCGTGATTTGCCAGAAAGATAGGGAAACGGATGATCCCGGGATGGATGATCTGTACAATATAGGAGTTATAGCCGAAGTGGTACGCGTACTGGATATGCCGGATGGAACAACAACAGCCATTTTGCAGGGAAAAAAGCGTTTTGAATTGAAGGAGATTACCCAGACGGAACCCTACCTGAAAGGAAAAGTGGAGCTGCTTGAAGACGTTATGCCCGACAAGAAAGATCGTGAGTTTGAGGCACTGATTTCAACCATAAAGGATTTGACGATTAAGATGCTGAAGTCGGAAGGAGATCCAAGCCGCGACATGATCTTTTCAATCAAAAATAATAACAACGTAATATATCTGATAAACTTCTCGTGTACCAACGTGGTGAGTGGTTCCGAAAAGATGGAGTTGCTACTGATTGGCGATTTGAAGGAAAGGGCCTATCGCTTGCTGTTTATCCTGAATCGCGAGTACCAGCTTTTGGAGTTGAAGAATTCCATCCAGCTGAAAACGCATGAGGATATCAACCAACAGCAAAGAGAGTATTTCCTGCAGCAACAGATCAAGACCATTCAGGAGGAGTTGGGTGGAAACATCAACGAGCAGGAGATAAAAGCGCTGAAGGCTAAAGCAGCCAAGAAGAAATGGTCGGCCGAAGTTGCCGAAACCTTCGAAAAAGAATTAAGAAAGCTGGAGCGGCTGCATCCGCAGAGTCCCGATTTCTCAATTCAGACTCAGTATGTGCAAACATTTGTAAATCTTCCGTGGAACGAATACAGCAAAGATAATTTTAATCTGAAGCATGCCGAGAAGGTATTGGACAGAGACCACTACGGACTCGAAAAGGTAAAAGAACGTATCATCGAGCACCTGGCTGTTTTG containing:
- the spt gene encoding serine palmitoyltransferase — encoded protein: MKLLQEKLAKYDIPQKAMAAGIYPYFRMIESDQDTEVIISGKKVLMFGSNAYLGLTNHPKVKEAAIDAIKKYGTGCAGSRFLNGTLDLHIQLEKRLAEFVGKEEAIIYSTGFQVNLGVVSCLTGREDYILWDELDHASIIEGHRLSYSTKLKYKHNDMESLEKQLQKCEPDKIKLIVTDGVFSMEGDVAKLPEIIALAKKYNASVMVDEAHGIGVLGKQGRGTCDHFGVTEDVDLIMGTFSKSFASIGGFIASDKETINYLRHNSRSYIFSASNTPAATAAAGAALDIMLSEPERIDHLWKLTNYALEGFRTMGCEIGHTSTPIIPLYIRDNDKTFMVVRDLFDLGVFVNPVVSPAVAPQDTLIRFSLMATHTQEQLNQAMDAIQTVFKKYGII
- a CDS encoding tRNA1(Val) (adenine(37)-N6)-methyltransferase, producing the protein MANPFFKFKNFTVWHDKCAMKVGTDGVLLGSWASVDGCDSILDVGTGTGLISLMVAQRSEADIHAIDIDEAACLQAKDNIADSAYRSRIQVTCTSVQEFAEKTDRTFSHILSNPPYFPNSLKGPDKQRNAARHNDTLPLEELLASCNKMLAPEGKISLILPESLSDALNEITTSYRLYPTRRTLVIPTPGSAPKRILVELSRSQETACETSQLIIELARHQYSADYIQLTKEYYLNM
- a CDS encoding diacylglycerol/lipid kinase family protein, producing the protein MINQKVSVHAIINPISGVGSKRAIPRMIEKICSRNDHALTISFTEYAGHASVLTQAALDAGADYIIAVGGDGTVNEIARAMLHSRAILGIVPKGSGNGLARELHIPMDSKKALEVILKGNVTTIDCCSANQRVFFCTCGVGFDAAVSQKFAAEKRRGSITYIKNTIEEYLSYRPQPYELLVDNQTIKEKAFLVACGNASQYGNNAFIAPHANIQDGMMDLTILSPFTPLDIAPLAIQLFTKQIDRNSKIKTLKAKQVRIIRQQDGVMHLDGEPVMADAVIDIHVIPAALKVFTPEVITFSKEVHNFFEEVTRFFDKRLPYIFK